A genomic window from Sanguibacter antarcticus includes:
- a CDS encoding ABC transporter ATP-binding protein — protein sequence MAPTAQESALTDGVVSVRGLTKCFGTVRAVDDLSFDVTPGRVTGFLGPNGSGKTTTLRMVLGLTAPTAGTATISGQSYRDLASPLNTVGAALEATSFHPGRTGLDNLRTYAPLAGASDARCAEVLDLVGLGAAAERRAGTYSLGMRQRLGLATTLLGDPRVLLLDEPSNGLDPEGIRWLRGFLRFLAGEGRTVLVSSHMLTEVQQSVDDVVIIARGRLVHSSSMEALGALSVPRITLMSPDAPGLERLVAQMSWSATNRSADGRTIEIENVTAADAGAAAFTAGLEVHGLADRSQTLEETFLRMVEVPPGPQSATTPATLGKAS from the coding sequence ATGGCTCCCACCGCGCAGGAATCAGCTCTCACAGACGGGGTCGTCTCGGTCCGCGGGCTCACGAAGTGCTTCGGGACGGTGCGCGCCGTCGACGACCTCTCGTTCGACGTCACGCCCGGCCGCGTCACCGGCTTTCTCGGCCCCAACGGCTCGGGCAAGACCACCACGCTGCGGATGGTCCTCGGGCTCACCGCACCGACCGCCGGGACCGCGACGATCTCCGGCCAGAGCTACCGCGACCTCGCCTCGCCGCTGAACACCGTCGGCGCTGCGCTCGAGGCGACGAGCTTCCACCCTGGCAGGACCGGCCTCGACAACCTGCGGACCTACGCCCCGCTCGCGGGAGCCTCCGACGCGCGGTGCGCAGAGGTCCTCGACCTCGTCGGGCTCGGCGCTGCGGCCGAGCGACGGGCAGGGACGTACTCCCTCGGGATGCGCCAGCGCCTCGGTCTCGCGACAACCTTGCTCGGCGACCCCCGGGTCCTGCTCCTCGACGAGCCGTCGAACGGGCTCGACCCGGAGGGCATCCGATGGTTGCGTGGGTTCCTGCGCTTCCTCGCAGGCGAGGGACGGACCGTCCTCGTCTCGTCGCACATGCTCACCGAGGTGCAGCAGTCGGTCGACGACGTCGTCATCATCGCGAGAGGGCGTCTCGTGCACTCCTCCTCCATGGAGGCGCTCGGGGCACTCTCGGTGCCGCGGATCACGCTCATGTCCCCCGACGCCCCCGGCCTCGAGCGGCTCGTCGCACAGATGTCTTGGTCCGCGACGAACCGATCGGCCGACGGCAGGACGATCGAGATCGAGAACGTCACCGCCGCCGACGCAGGAGCCGCGGCCTTCACGGCAGGACTCGAGGTGCACGGTCTCGCAGACAGGTCACAGACCCTCGAGGAGACCTTCCTGCGCATGGTCGAGGTCCCCCCGGGACCACAGTCGGCCACCACGCCCGCGACCCTCGGGAAAGCCTCATGA
- a CDS encoding HAMP domain-containing sensor histidine kinase produces MVMPERDGTTTPVRRARPLRPHLPDVRPLDRFRSLKIKLAILVVASVTLAAFITWLGLRNTLGPTRTFPLAIIMSMLFTMILAKGMTSPLREMTAAARSMSEGDYSRRVQATSRDEVGQLATAFNIMAEDLDSSDRVRRELIANVSHELRTPVAALQAQLENLVDGVVEPTPATMQTALTQTERLTRLITYLLDLSRIEAGAADLNITVLDARAFLEDTIDSVSTLEAGKQLAFVVDVEPSGLVFEADPERLRQILVNLLQNAIRHSPFAGDVVVHARAGRDCVIVDVSDSGPGIAKADRQRIFERFARGAGSSHTTAAGSGGTGIGLAIVRWAVDLHGGTVEVADTPEGATMRITLPQPHLSDPAHEPPDDAR; encoded by the coding sequence ATGGTCATGCCCGAGCGAGACGGGACGACGACCCCTGTGCGGCGTGCGCGCCCGCTGCGTCCGCACCTGCCAGACGTCCGCCCGCTCGATCGCTTCCGCTCGCTCAAGATCAAGCTCGCGATCCTCGTCGTCGCGTCCGTGACCCTCGCAGCGTTCATCACGTGGCTCGGGCTGCGCAACACCCTCGGCCCGACGAGGACGTTCCCGCTCGCGATCATCATGTCCATGCTGTTCACCATGATCCTCGCGAAGGGGATGACGTCCCCCCTGCGCGAGATGACCGCCGCAGCGCGGTCGATGTCCGAGGGCGACTACTCGCGGCGCGTCCAGGCCACCAGCCGGGACGAGGTCGGTCAGCTCGCCACCGCGTTCAACATCATGGCGGAGGACCTGGACTCCTCCGACCGCGTCCGGCGCGAGCTCATCGCCAACGTCTCGCACGAGCTGAGGACGCCTGTGGCCGCTCTCCAGGCGCAGCTCGAGAACCTCGTCGACGGCGTGGTCGAGCCGACGCCTGCCACGATGCAGACGGCGCTCACGCAGACCGAGCGACTCACCCGCCTCATCACGTACCTGCTCGATCTGTCCCGGATCGAGGCGGGTGCTGCGGACCTCAACATCACCGTCCTCGACGCCCGGGCCTTCCTCGAGGACACCATCGACTCGGTCTCGACGCTCGAGGCCGGCAAGCAGCTCGCGTTCGTCGTCGACGTCGAGCCGTCCGGCCTGGTCTTCGAAGCCGACCCTGAGCGACTGCGGCAGATCCTCGTCAACCTCTTGCAGAACGCGATCCGGCACTCTCCGTTCGCCGGAGACGTCGTCGTCCACGCACGGGCCGGACGCGACTGCGTCATCGTCGACGTGTCCGACTCCGGGCCTGGCATCGCCAAGGCAGACCGGCAGCGGATCTTCGAGCGCTTCGCCCGTGGTGCCGGGAGCTCCCACACGACCGCTGCGGGCTCCGGCGGGACAGGCATCGGGCTGGCGATCGTCCGCTGGGCTGTCGATCTGCACGGCGGCACGGTCGAGGTCGCTGACACCCCGGAGGGCGCGACGATGCGGATCACGCTCCCCCAACCACACCTGTCCGACCCCGCCCACGAGCCGCCCGACGACGCTCGCTGA
- a CDS encoding response regulator transcription factor, translating into MQATASLQGGTPAVGATILVVEDEPAIATAIAQRLTAEGWRTEVARDGLSGVEAASRLQPDAVVLDVMLPGIDGLEVCRRIQAERPVPILMLTARDDETDMLIGLGVGADDYMTKPFSMRELVARLKALLRRVDRAAQSTTAGAAEPPMTIGDVVIDRAQRRVHRAGEEIHLTPTEFELLVMLASSPKTVQTRERLLAEVWDWADASGTRTVDSHIKALRRKLGPDLIRTVHGVGYAFEPPNGA; encoded by the coding sequence ATGCAAGCGACCGCATCACTTCAGGGCGGGACGCCCGCCGTCGGAGCGACCATCCTCGTCGTCGAGGACGAGCCCGCGATCGCGACCGCGATAGCTCAACGGCTCACGGCCGAGGGATGGCGGACGGAGGTCGCCCGCGACGGTCTCAGCGGAGTAGAGGCCGCGAGCAGGCTCCAGCCGGACGCCGTCGTGCTCGACGTCATGCTCCCCGGCATCGACGGCCTCGAGGTCTGCCGCCGCATCCAGGCCGAGCGCCCCGTCCCGATCCTCATGCTCACGGCACGCGACGACGAGACGGACATGCTCATCGGGCTGGGTGTCGGAGCCGACGACTACATGACGAAGCCCTTCTCTATGCGAGAGCTCGTCGCGCGGCTCAAGGCTCTGCTGCGCCGGGTCGACCGCGCTGCGCAGTCCACGACGGCCGGTGCCGCCGAGCCGCCGATGACGATCGGCGACGTCGTCATCGACCGGGCGCAGCGGCGCGTGCACCGCGCAGGCGAGGAGATCCACCTCACGCCGACAGAGTTCGAGCTGCTCGTCATGCTCGCGAGCTCGCCCAAGACGGTGCAGACCCGCGAACGTCTCCTCGCCGAGGTCTGGGACTGGGCGGACGCCAGCGGCACCCGGACCGTGGACTCGCACATCAAGGCGCTGCGCCGCAAGCTCGGCCCAGACCTCATCCGCACGGTGCACGGGGTCGGGTACGCGTTCGAGCCGCCGAACGGAGCCTGA